The Pecten maximus unplaced genomic scaffold, xPecMax1.1, whole genome shotgun sequence genome contains the following window.
tatatattcaattttatACGGATCTTCCTTGAGCCGAGATGTCAATGACTATAATGTTGATTATCGATAATGCTAACAATTTGATGTTATTATACACCGCTATAGCACAGCAATGCGGCCGTTCACAAATTATTGTCCGTGGTTATCGTCCTTATTTCCCAGAGAAACATACAGACGGAACTACAATTTCAGCGCTTACAATTTGCACATGACATTTCTTGCCCATTCTTATCAAGGACTTCCAGAAATTTTAAGGAATTTACCAAGCGTTTGAGAAATATTAGTGAACGATGTGAAAAATTGAATAAGACAAAGTATTGCTAACttccactgtatataatgtattctgTGGAAAAGATGACAAATCTTCAGGCAATTAAGGTCATTCTGCCAGGAGGCGGACTCATGCAACTGCaagaaaaaattgttttaagagaatgatcgtattattgtttttgtttgaatcAAATCGAATAAGTAGATAAGAGTAAATGGCTTATAAGAAACAAACGTTTATCATTTGGAGACAACTGTGAAtgttatatagttattatataatcatttgGAAGCTGTATCGTTTCGATTTACATTTAGACGAAATGGTTTTCATATTACAATGGTATTATATCTTGATATAAGCAATAAAGGCGAATGCAGAACTAGTAACAATTTACTTGTATCgtattaaaatgatattgtaCAGTTATTTGAAAGTAATGCTTGAAATCTGTCTAGATAAAATCATTAGAGGCAATTAAGATATTGGGGTATTAAAAAACAGTTCGAAAATTATGACCGgttgaaaaataatgatattttattctTAAGCAATAATTATAGCACGTCCACATGAAAGAATTGCCATGTTTATTCCCTATGAAAATTATGGAGATACAGATTATACCTGTATttgatatgataaaaaatatatcggAGTGAGCCTCAAATCTATCAGaaggtttttatttttattacgaAGCCCCGAAAATGTAAAATGCAAAGTTGCTTGAATGATTGATTCAAGatacatgaaattaaaaaataaatgtgaacAAATCAAGAGGTTTACaataatttcatgaaattagCAAAATTAACCGACATAAAACGTGAAACGATACAGGTACGAATATATAACCTTGCACTAAGCTCTATTTGGATTTTTTAAGTAAAACATCCTCTCTCAGACTGGCCCTCCCTAACCAACTTCATAATCGTTTCTTGATAAACGGTTTTATCTGATAGACTTACTGTTCTGACACAATGTGCCGGTAAAGCCCTCGGAACATTCACAGATGAATTGATTCCCCCCGTTCGGGTAGCAAGAACCTCCATTTTGACAAGGCGAAGGTACACAAGGGTTTTCATAGTCTACAAAATTAACATAACACAACacttaaaaaatatatgatttcgTCTTACAATTAAATTCATTTCGTAATATCAAATATCTCTGAAATTAAATTGCTTTTCATGACGtcgtgtatacatatatatatgtttttaaaattaataaagtcACTaatatttccagaaataatCAGCTATGTTCAGCTGCCTCACATTTTCCTATGGTTATGCGTTTGCCCCGTAATGAAGGCTTtgtgttctgtcccctggtcgagacgTACCACATAGTCCATAAATTGGCGGTTAATGTGCCTGCATAACGCTTAGAATCTTgggagtaggacgactggttggcaCGTTGTCACTATGGTGTGATAGGagcggcagtatgcttcagtgagatatcATTATAAATTTGGCAGCATTTCAACACTGTCGCAAGTAGACAAACACGAATATATCATTAcctttaaaataaaacacacacagtcACACTCGCACACAGATTTAGAATCCTTAAAAGACCATAGCTGTTGAAAGGACGTTAAGCAATAATAAAACATCTTACCGAACCTCAGTCCCAAAGCCGCCCCTTGCACATCATGTATGATCGTTGGTGGTATGGCATATCCTCCACAGCCACCCATGTGGAGCTCGAAGAAAAAGTAAAATTCTTGAGGAAGGTACCTAGAACTTGGGACATCTGTTCCATGTGTAACCCAGTCGTGCATCAACGTCGAGTCACAACATCCAGCGTAGTTGAGTGCCACATGATGATTATGGTTAAAGTAAAATGCCATGTAGCTATTTGGGTTGCTGTCGCAGTTATTGAACAAGTAATCCACACCGTTAGATCTGTACCCTTGTTGGTTTCTATTTTGTGCCACAGTCAATGGAAGAAAACCCAAATACAGGTACGGCGCCATCTGTTGGTGATTATACGGCATGGCATATCCAACATTTGCGTTGTATTGAAAGGAGAGGGGGAACTGCGAGCTATATTTTGATATCTGTTCCATTTTTGTTTCCTTCTGACGACCAGCTAGGTTAAGATGGCGGACCATCGCATGCGTCTTGGAGGTATACAAATCATCAATATCGATATGCACAGAAGTGGTATTGGCAATATAAGTATATCCGTAGTCGGCATAGAAATCACAGTATACCGTAAACGGCTCCTGCTTCCGATTCATTATCTGGTAGGTGCCGCTAACGCTGTTCGGGTCATTAGCATATATATCCTTACACGAATCTGAAACATAAATTATTACAGTGAATTATTTAGCTTGGCGAATTTGAAATAAGCTGACACATTTATGATTTATCGTTAAAGTCTCCCAAAAACATGCGCATTCACCACAAACACGTATCTCACATAcaggggaggtcgtccttaaatgattaCAACTTttgataggactttaaacaatgCAAATTAATGCAGCACAGggataacataatgtataccaTCCTGGCATTCGATACTattacattatgttatatttatgcCTTGCATAAATTCCCATTAGACGgtaaaaaattaatattttatatataagtatatgtaTTTGCATTGTTTCatagaatattttataattgAAACCAAACTGCTTTTCATGACtgatttaatgataaaaaaacctTACTGTAAATGTGGAAATTTACGGAGTCCTTTTGATCACGAAAATTTCTCCTAGGcgtatatttgatatcaatttgcataatctcGAGCTATAAACGAAGGTGgatccccctcccccctcgCGAAAATAGCCATGTTTACAGTAATCTTCTAGTTAGCAGTTCTCAATTAACGAAATCGTGTAAAGGCAGAGTGTCATTTCTCTTTATGTTGTATTTCATGTGGAAAAATGTCTAATTTTTAAGATTGGATTCTTCTTAAGAGTTCCTTCCCCTTTAATTATTGCTTTCAACTGCCATTGATCAGCTACCGGGGTTATCCCCAAAGCTTATTAGTAGAGTAGGGAGCACGTAACTCTAGCGTTCCTGAAAATTCCAGTGTTACCATCTTTGTACAATATTAATCAGAGAAGTTAAATATTGTCTTCAAACTTCCTAAATAGTACTACAACCtattaatatcattatatgaATATTGAGGATGGGACTTCTTTGACCAAGAAATTGAAACTAAAGAAGGCGTCTTACAAGTAAAAGCTGATGTAACATTCCACTTTAAATGTCAGGATTATCAATTGGACGAAAGCAACTATAGTACTTACGGTAGAGACCATGCACTGCTCCAATTAGGCAATATACCGTTAGCACTAGAATACGCATTGCTtttgactgaaatatacataaatacaattgtcttttattcattaaacaatacaaagatcAGAAGATCTTATTTAACGCACAAAGACAAgaaattgatgaaaaatgtaTTGTGTCAAGAATGACATCATATTTAAGTAATGAATAAGATATTGATTCACTCTAGACTTTCATTGACGAGAATGGTGAAATATGATGGAAATCCTGAAGGAGGAGATTCATAAAAATCAAGATACGGTTAACATGTTAATTAGGGAGCACTATATAATTGAAATCATAACTCAATCAATTTCGAAAAAAATCGAGTATTCTTTCAGAACACTAGATCATTTAGTAGTATTACCGgattattgcgggaaatttactattaaaaagtacgttccgttcccaaaatggtcttccggaatcggaatccgaatttccggactggcGAGTACAAttaacgttacggaaatccgttcccgtgctattccgtccggactgtgagttttccggactatcggcgtccggattatcgctggtccactgtatatcgttatgaaCCTCTTCTTGTATATTTAACGTTATCGTATGCCAAGGTTGAATTTCCTACTGCAAGCTTATCGAAGAACGCTACTAAAAGTACACCCCCACCCCTGAAGAATAAAAGATATTGAAGAAACTGAAATAGATCTCTTCCTCCATTGCAACAGTTAAACCTTTCTTTTTTCAGTTCTCTGTgtgtctttgttttgttttcctttatATGGGTATATCTGACACCCGTTCTCATTTGACCCTGACTGTCTTTTGAACAGTCATTAGTGTCCCTTTGATCTATGATTCAGAATGCTGAAGATAAAACAAAGCTTATACCGGGATCAGTGGT
Protein-coding sequences here:
- the LOC117319567 gene encoding uncharacterized protein LOC117319567 (The sequence of the model RefSeq protein was modified relative to this genomic sequence to represent the inferred CDS: added 3 bases not found in genome assembly), which gives rise to MSKAMRILVLTVYCLIGAVHGLYHSCKDIYANDPNSVSGTYQIMNRKQEPFTVYCDFYADYGYTYIANTTSVHIDIDDLYTSKTHAMVRHLNLAGRQKETKMEQISKYSSQFPLSFQYNANVGYAMPYNHQQMAPYLYLGFLPLTVAQNRNQQGYRSNGVDYLFNNCDSNPNSYMAFYFNHNHHVALNYAGCCDSTLMHDWVTHGTDVPSSRYLPQEFYFFFELHMGGCGGYAIPPTIIHDVQGAALGLRFDYENPCVPSPCQNGGSCYPNGGNQFICECSEGFTGTLCQNIA